In Ruminiclostridium papyrosolvens DSM 2782, the following proteins share a genomic window:
- a CDS encoding type I polyketide synthase: MAGDFQSCPKGIETEVKKVVADLLDDKSEALDLDKSFLELGINSILSVELVEALEQRFEIQLGIEVIFDYRGIKELAEFILDRYGADHMSKHCQNEPAACPSCTETGNPDLLNHKESAKVEVENNNRNVSLPGEWGSNIAVIGISGKFAGSETIEEFWDHLEHGDSCIEQINRKGWDERNYYDPYPDRKNKSISKWGGLLKNIDSFDASFFNISPLEAERMDPQQRLFLEEGYKSIEDAGYSPEQLSGKKVGVFVGGRSSDYKEKTLMEEEINAQTFLGNDMSILAARLSYFLNLKGPSMAVDTACSSSLIAIHSACGSIRRGESEIALAGGVFAISSPEFYIMTSKTNMLSPDGKCKTFDNSANGIVLGEGVGVLVLKPLKAAIEDRDNIYGVIKGTAVNQDGKTKGITAPSMLSQKELIFNVYKNASIHPETVSYIEAHGTGTKLGDPIEIKALTEAFRMFTDKTKFCAIGSHKPNFGHTIMSAGIAGVLKILMAMKYRKIPPTINITQINEHIDLNGSPFFVNTRLMEWENRGGIPLRAGVSSFGFSGTNCHVIIEEAPIQKRCQDGINRPYYLFLISAKTKKALSRKISDMAKWIDKEAENYLIEDITYTLLTGRSHFPVRCAFIAKDLSELKQRIREINEKGTAEEYFQNEENDSLKMEKVLEPILREYGERLIKELQEPDNLTWNEYKEKLLVLSNLYIKGCNLNWEDLFINCKTHRIALPAYPFAGESYWITETGNRYIKEDHSVSIHPLLHKNTSNFSEQRFSTFFTGREFFLADHVVKGERILPGVVYLEMARAATAAAVDASEEDKTGLQLKNVVWIRPVVVRDKPVLIHISLLIEENGEISYKIYSGNDGDSDEIIEYCQGSVAPNEAVEPQLLDIEALKAECNLGSFSASECYDAFKAMGADYGMRLKGIEKVYVGEDKLLTKISLPEAIYDTQDMFDLHPSLMDSAVQICLMMGSGDMKSFDSKSPRNPLLPFALQSLEIIDKLAQKMWAYVRYSDGSGAKHEVQKFDIDLCDEKGFISVRMKGFCERVLEGEVRTKKANETSIKHFPGTMMLTPAWDIVPIKRGKTFPSFTDRVVVIEGTKDKQSAIQQYYPQAQVLDIHPNDTIEEIYKKFKDYGSFEHIIWIAPHRSLDSLADDLLVEEQKKGVIPVFRIIKALLRLGYGEQNLGWTVITTQTQSIGKNDIVNPTHASLHGLVGSMAKEYPNWQVRLVDVEDDCQWPINDIFTLSADSQGELLVYRDKVWYRQKLVSAQVTELNQPLYRQDGIYVVIGGAGGIAEVWTEYMIRNYQAQVIWLGRREEDESIRMKINKLAALGPKPYYISADATDEKALAQAYKEIKMRHPRIHGVIDSAIVLLDGSLANIDEARFKATLSAKVDLSVRIAQVFQKEELDFVMFFSSVNSFLKSAGQSNYVSGCTFKDAFARQLSLEWDCAVKVMNWGYWGNVGIVASDHYKDKMVQLGIGSIEPQEAMEALETLMAGQLDQLVFLKTTKNSVFEELNLHVDTEEWIAAYPENIPSNIYSLQERIKTVPLPKLFDGRM; the protein is encoded by the coding sequence ATGGCCGGTGATTTTCAGTCATGTCCGAAAGGTATAGAAACCGAAGTAAAAAAAGTAGTTGCTGACTTGTTAGATGATAAAAGCGAGGCTCTGGACTTGGATAAAAGCTTTCTGGAACTGGGCATAAATTCGATATTGTCTGTAGAGCTGGTAGAAGCCTTAGAACAAAGATTTGAAATTCAATTAGGGATCGAAGTTATTTTTGATTACAGAGGAATTAAAGAATTGGCGGAATTCATCCTGGACCGATATGGGGCAGATCACATGTCTAAACACTGCCAAAATGAACCTGCTGCCTGTCCTTCCTGCACGGAAACAGGCAATCCCGATTTACTTAATCACAAAGAATCTGCCAAAGTTGAAGTTGAAAATAATAACCGCAATGTATCTCTTCCAGGAGAATGGGGTTCAAATATAGCAGTCATAGGTATCTCCGGCAAGTTTGCAGGTTCAGAAACAATTGAAGAATTTTGGGATCATCTTGAGCATGGGGATAGCTGTATAGAACAAATTAACCGTAAGGGTTGGGATGAAAGGAATTATTATGATCCGTATCCTGACCGGAAGAATAAATCCATCAGTAAATGGGGAGGCTTACTTAAAAATATAGATTCATTTGATGCTTCATTTTTCAATATTTCTCCGCTTGAAGCGGAAAGGATGGACCCTCAGCAACGGTTGTTTTTAGAAGAGGGGTATAAATCTATTGAAGATGCGGGATATTCTCCTGAACAGTTATCGGGGAAAAAAGTGGGGGTATTTGTCGGTGGCCGGAGTTCAGATTATAAAGAAAAAACATTGATGGAAGAAGAGATAAATGCACAAACATTTTTAGGAAACGATATGTCGATTCTGGCTGCAAGGCTCTCCTATTTTTTAAACCTTAAAGGGCCAAGCATGGCAGTGGATACTGCATGTTCATCATCTTTGATAGCGATCCATTCAGCCTGTGGCAGCATACGCAGAGGAGAATCGGAAATTGCTTTAGCGGGTGGTGTATTTGCAATCAGTTCTCCTGAGTTTTATATTATGACATCTAAAACCAATATGCTGTCACCTGACGGTAAATGTAAAACTTTTGATAATAGCGCAAACGGTATAGTGCTTGGTGAAGGTGTTGGTGTATTGGTGCTGAAACCATTGAAAGCGGCAATTGAAGATAGGGACAATATTTACGGAGTCATTAAAGGTACTGCTGTAAACCAGGATGGAAAGACAAAAGGTATTACCGCACCGAGTATGCTTTCTCAGAAAGAGTTAATATTTAATGTATATAAAAATGCTTCTATCCACCCGGAAACTGTCAGTTATATTGAAGCACACGGTACGGGTACCAAATTGGGCGATCCGATTGAAATAAAAGCCCTAACAGAGGCATTTCGTATGTTTACCGATAAAACTAAGTTTTGTGCCATTGGCTCCCATAAACCAAATTTCGGGCACACGATAATGTCGGCTGGCATTGCAGGCGTCTTAAAAATCTTAATGGCAATGAAATATAGAAAAATTCCACCAACCATTAACATCACACAAATAAATGAACATATTGATTTAAACGGAAGCCCGTTTTTTGTCAATACAAGACTTATGGAATGGGAAAATAGAGGCGGCATTCCACTAAGGGCGGGTGTTAGCTCATTTGGATTTAGCGGAACAAACTGCCATGTTATTATTGAGGAAGCACCTATTCAAAAGAGGTGCCAGGACGGTATAAATAGGCCATATTATCTTTTCTTGATATCCGCTAAGACTAAAAAAGCTTTAAGTCGAAAAATTTCTGATATGGCCAAATGGATAGATAAAGAAGCGGAAAATTATTTGATTGAGGATATTACCTATACATTACTAACTGGGAGAAGCCATTTTCCTGTTCGGTGTGCTTTTATCGCAAAGGACTTAAGTGAGCTAAAACAAAGAATAAGGGAAATCAATGAAAAAGGAACTGCTGAGGAGTATTTCCAAAATGAAGAGAATGATTCTTTAAAAATGGAGAAAGTATTGGAGCCGATCTTAAGAGAGTATGGTGAACGATTAATCAAGGAATTACAGGAGCCAGATAATTTAACTTGGAATGAATATAAAGAAAAATTATTGGTATTGTCAAATTTATATATAAAAGGCTGCAATTTGAATTGGGAAGACTTATTTATAAATTGCAAGACCCATCGTATAGCACTGCCTGCATATCCATTTGCCGGAGAGAGCTACTGGATAACGGAAACAGGGAATCGTTACATTAAAGAGGACCATTCAGTATCCATCCACCCACTTCTGCACAAGAATACTTCCAATTTCTCCGAGCAACGGTTCAGCACATTTTTTACAGGGAGGGAGTTTTTTCTGGCTGACCATGTGGTGAAGGGTGAGCGGATATTGCCGGGGGTGGTTTATCTTGAAATGGCCCGGGCAGCAACAGCGGCGGCAGTAGATGCTTCAGAAGAAGATAAGACCGGATTACAATTGAAAAATGTTGTTTGGATTCGGCCTGTTGTTGTAAGGGATAAGCCGGTCCTAATACATATAAGCCTTTTAATCGAGGAAAATGGAGAAATTTCTTATAAAATCTACAGTGGGAATGATGGGGATAGTGACGAGATTATAGAGTACTGCCAGGGCTCTGTTGCGCCCAATGAGGCTGTGGAACCTCAGCTTTTGGACATTGAGGCATTAAAGGCTGAATGCAACCTGGGTAGTTTTTCGGCCAGTGAATGCTATGATGCTTTCAAGGCTATGGGGGCCGATTATGGTATGAGACTTAAGGGTATTGAAAAGGTATATGTGGGGGAAGACAAGCTATTGACTAAAATATCCTTGCCTGAAGCCATATACGATACCCAGGACATGTTTGACCTGCATCCAAGCCTGATGGATTCAGCCGTACAGATTTGTTTAATGATGGGCTCCGGTGATATGAAGTCGTTTGATAGCAAATCTCCGCGAAATCCACTTTTACCATTTGCCCTGCAAAGTCTCGAGATAATTGATAAGCTTGCTCAAAAAATGTGGGCATATGTTCGATACAGCGATGGCAGCGGGGCGAAACATGAGGTGCAAAAGTTTGATATTGATTTGTGCGATGAGAAAGGGTTTATTTCTGTGAGGATGAAGGGTTTTTGTGAAAGGGTGCTGGAGGGGGAGGTCAGAACTAAAAAAGCCAACGAAACCTCTATTAAGCACTTTCCCGGAACCATGATGCTGACCCCTGCGTGGGATATAGTTCCAATCAAGAGAGGAAAGACATTTCCATCCTTTACCGACAGAGTTGTGGTTATTGAGGGGACGAAGGACAAGCAGAGTGCTATTCAACAATACTATCCCCAGGCACAAGTTTTAGACATTCACCCAAATGACACAATAGAAGAAATATACAAGAAGTTTAAGGATTATGGTTCTTTTGAACATATTATATGGATTGCTCCCCATAGATCTTTGGATTCATTGGCAGATGATCTATTGGTTGAAGAACAGAAAAAAGGTGTTATCCCGGTTTTCCGTATAATTAAAGCATTGCTTCGTTTAGGCTATGGCGAGCAAAATTTAGGCTGGACTGTGATCACCACACAAACCCAGTCCATAGGGAAAAACGATATTGTGAACCCAACTCATGCGAGTCTCCACGGGCTGGTTGGCTCAATGGCTAAGGAATATCCAAACTGGCAAGTCCGCCTTGTTGACGTAGAAGACGACTGCCAATGGCCGATTAACGATATATTTACCCTGTCAGCTGACTCTCAGGGGGAGCTTTTGGTATACCGGGATAAGGTGTGGTACCGGCAAAAGTTAGTCTCAGCTCAGGTTACTGAGTTGAACCAGCCATTATACAGGCAAGATGGAATATATGTAGTAATTGGGGGCGCCGGCGGCATAGCAGAAGTGTGGACCGAATACATGATTAGGAATTATCAAGCTCAGGTTATCTGGCTCGGCCGGCGTGAAGAGGACGAATCCATCAGGATGAAGATAAACAAGCTTGCAGCATTAGGACCTAAACCTTACTATATATCGGCGGATGCAACCGATGAGAAAGCTTTGGCGCAAGCTTATAAAGAAATTAAAATGCGGCATCCCAGGATTCATGGGGTGATAGATTCCGCCATTGTGCTGCTGGACGGGAGCTTAGCCAATATTGACGAGGCACGTTTCAAGGCCACACTTTCTGCCAAGGTTGATTTGAGTGTGCGTATCGCTCAAGTTTTCCAAAAAGAAGAATTGGATTTTGTGATGTTCTTTTCTTCTGTCAACTCATTTCTTAAATCTGCAGGACAAAGCAATTATGTTTCCGGTTGTACCTTCAAGGATGCATTTGCCCGTCAGCTTTCTCTGGAATGGGACTGTGCTGTGAAAGTTATGAACTGGGGCTATTGGGGTAATGTGGGAATCGTAGCATCAGACCATTATAAAGACAAAATGGTCCAGTTAGGCATTGGCTCAATTGAGCCGCAGGAAGCCATGGAGGCTCTCGAAACACTAATGGCTGGACAGCTGGACCAGCTTGTCTTTTTGAAAACGACAAAAAATTCGGTTTTCGAAGAATTGAATTTGCATGTGGATACCGAAGAATGGATTGCAGCCTACCCGGAAAATATTCCATCAAACATATACAGCTTACAGGAGCGTATCAAAACCGTGCCGCTCCCAAAACTATTTGATGGAAGAATGTAA